CTCTTTAACATTATGAACGATTACAGGTTTATAACCTGAGGGGTGAACTCCTCTTAAACTCCTTTTCCCTCCATAACCTACAGAAACAATTTTAGGCCAACCTTTTATTCTTCTTCGCATTCGGCTTGTTTTTCCTTTAGGTTTTCTCCAGCTAGATTTAACTCTAATATAACGCCAGCTTTCTTGCCTTTTGAAAACGGGTTTTTTACGGTTCACCATTCTCTAAGCCTTCCTTCCTTTCATAAATGTAAATTCCATCTAAAAATACTCTTTGATCCTTCTTTTTGATTTTCGTAGCCTGCTCTATATTGCTTGCAGTTTGACTTACTTCCTTTAAGTTTACTCCTTGAACAATTATATCGTCTGCTTTAACTTTAACTTTAACGTTTCCAACGATTTTAGCTGTTCTAGGCGATTTTTCACCTATGAAGTTTTCGATAATTATTTTATTTTCACTTACTTTAATTGTTACTGGAAAATGAGAATAAACAACCTTAAGTTTATATGTGAATCCTTTAGTAACACCTTTAATTAAGTTTTTAATAAGAGACGCGATCGTCCCAACAATAGCAGCCTGCTTTATTTTAGGCCAATAAGCATAAACAATCACTTCCTTATTATTGTTTAATTCGATTTTAACAGGTGCATGAGAAAAATCTTCTACTAAAGTTCCCAATGGCCCAGAAACTTCCATTAAATTATTTTTCAATGTCACATTCACGTTTTCTGGAATTGAAACCACTCTTTTCTCAACTTCTATCTCTTCCATTTAAAAGCACCCTTTTCAATTATATTTTTTAAATCCGAGTTGCTCAGCAACTTCTCTAAAACATTGCCTACAAAGGTATAATCCATATTTTCTAATAACTGGACCATATTGACCGCATCTTCTGCAAGGTCTACTTCCTTTTCCAATTTTTCTTTCTTTTTTAGGCTTATGCTTCATTAAATTTTCATTCCCTCTTTTCAATCTTTAACTATTTCTACTCCAAAATTCGATTTAATAAACTGGATAGCTTCCTCTTTAGAGATTAAATGTTTCTTTCCAATTTTAGATTTTTTTCCAGCTCTTCGCTTTACTCTAAACCCTGGTCTCTCTAAACTAACGCATACATTCATCCCTATCATTCCAAGCTTTGGATCATATTTTACGCCGGGAATATCTATATGCTCTTTTATTCCAAAGGAAAAGTTTCCATACTCGTCAAAACTAGACCCTTTAAGCTTGTTTCCAACAGCTTCTAAAACTTTCTTTAAAAATGAGGTTGCAGCCCCTCCTCTTAAAGTAACCATGCAAGCTATAGGTTCCCCTTTTCTTATACCAAAATCTTTAATTGTTCTTTTAGCTTTTCTAAAGCAAGGTTTTTGTCCAGTTAAGCTAGATAAAATTTTAATAGCTTTCTCCAAAGGTTCTCCAGACTCTCCAATACAAACATTAACTGAAACTTTTTCTATTCTTATTTTCTTCATTGGGTTCTCTTTTATTAAAATCTCGCTTGTTGAACTCATTTTTTACACCATTAAATTATTATGTTAGCTACATTAGCTATTCTAGGCCATCTTTCAGCCGCTTCTTTAGCTACAGGTCCTTTAATTTCTGTACCTTTAAATTCTCCTTCAGCTGTCATTAATACTGCAGCATTATCCTCAAATTGAAGCCAAAGTCCGTCTCTTCTTCTATACGGTTTTCTTTGTCTTATTATTATTGCAGGAAAAACTTGTCCCTTTAACTCTGGTGTTCCCTTAACTACAGTAACACGAATCATATCTCCAATGCATGCTGCTGGCAGTCTTCTAAGCCTTCCCTTATAGCCTGTTACTGAAATTAACTTTAAAACTTTAGCTCCTGTATTATCAGCGCAAGTTAATCTAGCGCCTGTAATTAAACCTCTGGAGATACGTGGTCTATATTCTACTACTCCTTTAGCGCTTACAGCTCTAGTTTTTGGACCAGGCATTTTACTTCACCATTTTAAGAATTTATTAAGGTTTAATTTTAAATTAGCGTTTAATTTTCTCAACAACAACGAAAGATATGTTTTTGCTTATTGGTTTGCATTCAGCTATCTTCACTATATCGCCTTGCTTAGCTTCAATGCAAGGTGGATTATGAGCTAAAATTTTGCTGCGACGCTTTTCATAACGCATATATTTTCTTACATAATGAAGGTAATCCTTTCTTACAACAATAGAGTTTTTCATTTTATCGCTAGCTACAACTCCAATTATTATTTTTCCTCTAACCTTCAATTTACCATGAAACGGGCATTTAACATCGTCGCAAGTTTTTTCAGGAGCTGAAACATTTAAACCTATGTTTTTCGTCACCAACGTTTCAACCTCATTTTTAATCTATTTTCAGGTCTTCCAACTAAAATTTTTCCATTAACTTCAACTATTTTCCCATTTGGTAAAAAGATGTGAAAAATTGAAATATCCTTTGGAATAAGCTTTATTTTACCGTTTGTTTGAATACATAAAGTGTTTTTAGTTTCATCTATTATTAACCCTTCTAAACCGTTAAGCTGAAGATTTTTACAACATGAAATTTTAACCTTTAAGCCTATTAATTCATGTTTCATTAAATTTTCTGGAGTTATTTCCGTGGTTTAACTCCCCCTTTCTTAGTTTCATTTTCAATAGTTAAAAGCCTGGCTATTGTTTTTTTAATTTCCCTTATTTTTGCAGGATTTTCAACTGCTCCTCCAGCTTTACTCATAGTTTTTAACCTCATTAACTCTACTTTAAGCTCCTCTATTTTTTTTAACCGCTCTTCTGAACGCATTTCTCTCATTTCCTTCATCCTTAAAATTGCCATTTAATCCCCTTCTTGCTTAACTTTTATCGCAGGTTTATCTGGAAACTTAGCATTTGGAAGAAGAATTCTAACTTTAATTCCATAAAGTCCAGGTTTTAATTGAACATACGTGACAGCGGTCTTCATTTGCTTTAAAACCGGATCACCGCACTTAGGTAAATATCCTGCACCATATTTTTCATGTCTTGCTCTTTCAGTTGTTAGTTTTCCACCAATAATTATTTCAGCTCCTAAAGCTCCAGCCTCCATTATTCTTTGAAGAGCCCAGTAAACAGCTCTTCTAAAATGAATTCCTTTTTGAAGCGCAGCGACAATTTGAGAAGCGATAACTTGAGGGTTAAGCTCTGGATTTTCAACTGTAGCAACAGAAATTTGAGGATTTTCAATTCCAAACCTTTCTTCTAAAATTTTAGTTAACTCTCTTATGCTTTGCCCACGCCTTCCAATAACTACTCCAGGTCTAGCAACATAGATGACTACCCGTGTTCCTAAAGGCGTTTTAGTTAATTCAGTTCCAACATATCCTGCTTTATTAAGTTCCCTAGCTAAAAACTCGTTTACTTCAGCTTTCCTTAAATTTTCTTTAATAAAATATTTATTTATAGACATTATTAAGTTAACCTTCCAGCTTAATCTTTACTAATTAATATTGAGCATTATCCATTTGAAGCTTTACCTTATAAAATTTGCTTTTTTAAATATTTTAAAAGAAGCTTTCCATTTTTATATAATATCTAAAACTGAAAATTTTCGTTAAAACAATAAAGATTAAGAAGAAGCTTCATAACCTACTAACTCTACATGAGTTAAAGTTTCAAATTTAGGGGTAGCTCTACCAAAGGCTCTTGGAATATATCTTTTAATTTTTCTCCCCCGCTGCGAAGCTGCATGAATTATAACCAAGTTTTCTACATCTAAGCCTTTATATTCAGCGTTTGCCTCTAATTCGTTTAACAATTTTAAAATTTTATCTGCTACTTTAACCGGATATCTTCCTGCATATCCTTTCTCATTCATTCTCCTATGAGAAACCTCTTTTTTATATCTTTTAAAAGGTATTGCTTTCTTCATCGCCTTCACTTCTTCCAAAAAGCTTTTAGCTTCGCTTACTTTCATTCCTTTAATCGCCTTGCAAACTTCAGTAGCAGCTTTCACGGAGATTCTAAGCTCTCTTCCAGCACATTTAACTGTTTTATCCGGGTCTAAGTTTTGAATTGAATATCCCCATTTAGGCAATTCGATTCCCCATTAATCTTCTACTTTAATGGAACATACATGCTTGATCTAGAAGCTCCTATGCCTGGAGTTCCGTGAACAACCCTCTTATTAGTTATAGCGAATTCTCCTAAATAATGTCCTATCATCTCTGGTTTAATTTCTATAGAAACAAACTCTTTTCCATTATGAACTAGAATTGTAAGCCCAATCATTTCTGGAAGAATAATCATATCTCGGCAATGAGTTTTAATAGGCTTCTCACTTTTTGAAGAAGAATGCTTAATCTTCCTTATTTTAGTTAAAAGAATTTTTTGCTGTTCAGTTAACCCTTTAAGCAGTGATCTTCTCTGTCGAGATGGAAGAAGCTTGATAAATTCATCCATAGACATTTGCTGAAGTTGAGTTAATGTATATCCTCTATAAGTAAATTCACGAGGCATTTTTAACGCCTTCTCTTTTTATTTCTTCACCTTTATTTTTTAAGCTTTCTCTCTTTTTAATTTTTCTTAAATTTTATTGAGCCCCTCTCCCAGCTTTCTTTCCTCTTCCAGTTCTTCTAGCAGCTATTAAACCAACTTTTCTTCCTGGAGGAGCATGCCTAGAGATTGTTGTGGGCTTCCCAGGATGCCTATGTCTTCCTCCACCAAATGGATGCGAAGCAGCTATCATGGCTTGACCTCGCACTCTAGGATATTTCTGACCTTTAGAAGCCATTAAAGCTGCTTTAGCTCCAGCTTTCAGAAACGGTTTTTCCATCTTTCCAGCTCCAGAAACAACTCCTATCATAGCTCTGCATCTACCATCTAAATATATTGATTTTCCTGATGGAAGTTTTAATTCAGTTCCCATAGGTGTATGAGAAACTACAGTAGCGTAAGCTCCAGAAGCTTTAACAAGCTTTCCCCCATCTCCAGGAGATAGCTCAATATTGCATACAAGCGTTCCCTCAGGTACTTCCTCTAGGGGGAGAATGTTGCCAATTTTTACTGTTGCAGCTGCTCCCCTTAAAACTTCTTGGCCTACACTTATTCCTTCAGGAGCAGGAATATAACATTCTTCTCCATCTTCAAATTTTAAATAAGCTAAAGGAGTCCCTCTTCCAGGATCATGCACAAGATCTGCAACAACCCCTTTAATTAAACTTTTCGCTTCTTCCTCTTTAAGCGTTGGAAATGCTGCTTCGCTAACTCTTTTATGGGTTAAAGCTCTAAAAATTGAGCCTCTCCGCCCTCTTCTTTGAACAAAAATTCTTTTACCCAATTGTTAGTAACCTCTAATCGTAAGGAACTAAAGTGAGCTAGCTTATTTTTATATGTTTCGTTTTCTTAACTTATTTTAAAGGTTTTGAAAAATGGGTTCAAATGAATATCTTAAATTAAAGGATTTAGATAAATTTGGAATGTTAAACTTTATAGAGAAAGCTCCAGATTATTTACGTTTAACTTTAAATTTAATTAAAAGTGGAGAAGTAAACTGGAGTAAAAACCTTGAGAATTTAGAGGGTTTAAAGGTAGAGAACGTTTTAATCTCTGGGCTTGGCGGCTCAGCTATAAGCGGGGACATAATTGTTGATTGGATTTGGGAAAAAAGCTCCATTCCAATAATAGTTAACAGAGATTATAAATTACCTCAATTTGCTGGAGAAAAAACTGTCGTTATAACGGTTAGCTATTCTGGAAATACATTTGAAACTTTAAATCAATTTTATGAAGCTTATAAAAGAAAGTGTATTTTATTCAGCGTTTCTTCTGGAGGAAAATTGATGAAAGCTTCTGAAAGGCTTAAGATTCCTTTTTTAAAAGTTAAAGAAAGTCTTCCACCTCGTGCAGCTTTACCATGCCTGCTTCCAGCTGTAACATATATTTTATCAAAGTTTGAGCATTCAATTTTGATTTCTGAATTGGAAGCGGCGGCAAATAAGATGGATGAGGTGAAAAAAGAGGTTGGATTCCATCGTAAAGTTGAAGAGAATCCAGCTAAAAAAATGGCTTTAAACATTATTGGAAAATATCCAGTAATATATGCTTTTGCAAATATGGGAAGCGTTGCTAGAAGGATAAAAGATCAAATTAATGAAAATAGCAAGGTTTCAGCTAAATTTGATTTTTTACCTGAAGCATGTCATAATGAAATTGAGGGAACATTTTTTCCGGTGAAAGAAAACCTTTGCTTTCTATTTATTGAGCCTCAAGAAAAAATTGAAAAAGTTATAAGCGAGGAATTTAAAAAAGTTTTAAGAGAGAATGGCTTCATTAATATTTATGATATTCCAGTGAAAGGAGAAACTAAAATAGAGAAGATTCTTACATCAATTTATTTCGGGGATTTTACTTCATTTTACTTATCTTTAGCATATAATGTTGACCCAACAGTTACGAAGAATATTCAAAAATATAAAAATGGAGTAAGCGAAGAAGCTTCAAAATTAATTAATTATTTTGAAAGCCTTATCCTTTAGTTACACCTAATGGAACTAATCTAGCTACTTTAAAGGCCACTCCAACCTTATGGCTTACTTCAGCCACTCTATCTACATCTTTATAAGCGTCAGGGGCCTCCTCGCTTACAACAGCTATGCTAGCTGCTCTAATTAATATTCCTTGATTTTCAAGTTTTTGCTTAACTTCGCTTCCCCAAAACCTTTTTTTAG
This is a stretch of genomic DNA from Candidatus Bathyarchaeota archaeon. It encodes these proteins:
- a CDS encoding ribonuclease P protein subunit, with protein sequence MKHELIGLKVKISCCKNLQLNGLEGLIIDETKNTLCIQTNGKIKLIPKDISIFHIFLPNGKIVEVNGKILVGRPENRLKMRLKRW
- a CDS encoding bifunctional phosphoglucose/phosphomannose isomerase — encoded protein: MGSNEYLKLKDLDKFGMLNFIEKAPDYLRLTLNLIKSGEVNWSKNLENLEGLKVENVLISGLGGSAISGDIIVDWIWEKSSIPIIVNRDYKLPQFAGEKTVVITVSYSGNTFETLNQFYEAYKRKCILFSVSSGGKLMKASERLKIPFLKVKESLPPRAALPCLLPAVTYILSKFEHSILISELEAAANKMDEVKKEVGFHRKVEENPAKKMALNIIGKYPVIYAFANMGSVARRIKDQINENSKVSAKFDFLPEACHNEIEGTFFPVKENLCFLFIEPQEKIEKVISEEFKKVLRENGFINIYDIPVKGETKIEKILTSIYFGDFTSFYLSLAYNVDPTVTKNIQKYKNGVSEEASKLINYFESLIL
- a CDS encoding 30S ribosomal protein S14; translation: MKHKPKKERKIGKGSRPCRRCGQYGPVIRKYGLYLCRQCFREVAEQLGFKKYN
- a CDS encoding 50S ribosomal protein L5, with amino-acid sequence MSSTSEILIKENPMKKIRIEKVSVNVCIGESGEPLEKAIKILSSLTGQKPCFRKAKRTIKDFGIRKGEPIACMVTLRGGAATSFLKKVLEAVGNKLKGSSFDEYGNFSFGIKEHIDIPGVKYDPKLGMIGMNVCVSLERPGFRVKRRAGKKSKIGKKHLISKEEAIQFIKSNFGVEIVKD
- a CDS encoding 30S ribosomal protein S19; translated protein: MPREFTYRGYTLTQLQQMSMDEFIKLLPSRQRRSLLKGLTEQQKILLTKIRKIKHSSSKSEKPIKTHCRDMIILPEMIGLTILVHNGKEFVSIEIKPEMIGHYLGEFAITNKRVVHGTPGIGASRSSMYVPLK
- a CDS encoding 50S ribosomal protein L22, with amino-acid sequence MPKWGYSIQNLDPDKTVKCAGRELRISVKAATEVCKAIKGMKVSEAKSFLEEVKAMKKAIPFKRYKKEVSHRRMNEKGYAGRYPVKVADKILKLLNELEANAEYKGLDVENLVIIHAASQRGRKIKRYIPRAFGRATPKFETLTHVELVGYEASS
- a CDS encoding 30S ribosomal protein S3, giving the protein MSINKYFIKENLRKAEVNEFLARELNKAGYVGTELTKTPLGTRVVIYVARPGVVIGRRGQSIRELTKILEERFGIENPQISVATVENPELNPQVIASQIVAALQKGIHFRRAVYWALQRIMEAGALGAEIIIGGKLTTERARHEKYGAGYLPKCGDPVLKQMKTAVTYVQLKPGLYGIKVRILLPNAKFPDKPAIKVKQEGD
- a CDS encoding 50S ribosomal protein L32e; its protein translation is MVNRKKPVFKRQESWRYIRVKSSWRKPKGKTSRMRRRIKGWPKIVSVGYGGKRSLRGVHPSGYKPVIVHNVKELEKVNKEFQAVIIAHSIGERKRLQILEKAKELGLKVLNRKPVVEEAEGEKAE
- a CDS encoding 50S ribosomal protein L2, encoding MGKRIFVQRRGRRGSIFRALTHKRVSEAAFPTLKEEEAKSLIKGVVADLVHDPGRGTPLAYLKFEDGEECYIPAPEGISVGQEVLRGAAATVKIGNILPLEEVPEGTLVCNIELSPGDGGKLVKASGAYATVVSHTPMGTELKLPSGKSIYLDGRCRAMIGVVSGAGKMEKPFLKAGAKAALMASKGQKYPRVRGQAMIAASHPFGGGRHRHPGKPTTISRHAPPGRKVGLIAARRTGRGKKAGRGAQ
- a CDS encoding 50S ribosomal protein L14, with amino-acid sequence MPGPKTRAVSAKGVVEYRPRISRGLITGARLTCADNTGAKVLKLISVTGYKGRLRRLPAACIGDMIRVTVVKGTPELKGQVFPAIIIRQRKPYRRRDGLWLQFEDNAAVLMTAEGEFKGTEIKGPVAKEAAERWPRIANVANIII
- a CDS encoding 50S ribosomal protein L6, encoding MEEIEVEKRVVSIPENVNVTLKNNLMEVSGPLGTLVEDFSHAPVKIELNNNKEVIVYAYWPKIKQAAIVGTIASLIKNLIKGVTKGFTYKLKVVYSHFPVTIKVSENKIIIENFIGEKSPRTAKIVGNVKVKVKADDIIVQGVNLKEVSQTASNIEQATKIKKKDQRVFLDGIYIYERKEGLENGEP
- the rpmC gene encoding 50S ribosomal protein L29 is translated as MAILRMKEMREMRSEERLKKIEELKVELMRLKTMSKAGGAVENPAKIREIKKTIARLLTIENETKKGGVKPRK
- a CDS encoding 30S ribosomal protein S17; this encodes MTKNIGLNVSAPEKTCDDVKCPFHGKLKVRGKIIIGVVASDKMKNSIVVRKDYLHYVRKYMRYEKRRSKILAHNPPCIEAKQGDIVKIAECKPISKNISFVVVEKIKR